Part of the Mangifera indica cultivar Alphonso chromosome 4, CATAS_Mindica_2.1, whole genome shotgun sequence genome, GTTGCCATAGAAATGGGAATGGTCCTCCGGCCACAGCATTCAAAACCTTAACATTGTTAAGAATCAGTGAAATTAATCATGATATTCATTAGCATTAGTTGAATAAGtgtaaagagaaaatataacataatacagttttttttaatgtgattcaactcatttttcaagaatttgtatttattaaaataatattaataattataaaataacacttgGAGATAATGAATACATATTTAGACAAGAATTATTTAGAGAGTTGCTCGATTTTACGAGTATCTTTGTTTtacttaaagataaaatttatttaattctaagtatcaaatattttatgaaacttATTTTAAGTATGAAACTTGTTTTTACTCATTTTCCTTGAATAACGTTTCATATTTATAGGATTAAAAATAGAAGTTATAACATTATcaataacaatataaatttaaattattaattaaagaaaaaaacaaagataaaaagttgttaaaagcaaaatgttattgttttttattatagataGAAGGGATGCATATAGGTAGTGATAGCTAAACATGTCATGGAGATCAGGTTATGCCGGAATCAACCCCCTCAATTTTGGCATGACTTATAAAGTTGTGAGTTGTGTTTGGAGCCCAAAGGTCTTGCCAGcgaaaaaacaatataaatttaaaaagtaatttaaaaaataaaaacaatttttaaaaaaaaaaaaaatatatatatatatatatatatatatatatatatatatatatatatatatatatatatgatgggTTAATACGTAAAAACACATCTATTACACTGCTAAAGGCTTATAAAAACCCAACCTTGAACTATGTCCCAAGCCTTATTATGTTAATGAACCAATACAACACAATCCATAGATACaacaaattatattgaatttgacCTGATACGATTTACTTTcgtatctaatataataatatatctaacCATGACTCACAATTATAGCAAAATATTTAACCATGAGAATAAATCTCATTTGGATATCCTTAAACTTTTCCTAATTATTAACTTACTAAATTATATTGATTGTAGATTGTCCTTCCGTATATTTCCTTTGTTCTATTTATGTCAACTCCTTGCCTCTGTAACTAGTGCCTTGCACGACAACGTAGAACCAAAGCAAACTTACCCTGAAATACATCCGCCTTTTCTATGCCAATGCCATTTTGAACAAAATATACGTGAAAGGATTGACCAGTAACCATACCACACAAGTTATTCTGACTGTCAGTTGACACGTGTCAACAGCCCAAGAAGCTCAAAATAGGACGGTGAAAGTGAATCGGAATCCTAGTAACTTAATCTGCTAGGCTCCGCCCCACACACATCCAACACACAACACAGAAACAGATTCTCTTTATCTTCCCTTTGCTTTTactttttgtttgtatataagcCAGAATTCAGGCCGCCAACTTCCTCACCGATAATTCCCCATAGCCATTTTTCAATTCAACAGTCTCGATATAACCATCCAGTGGGTGAACCATGTCAGATTGGGGTCCAGTGTTCGTGGCAGTGATCTTGTTTGTGCTGCTGACGCCAGGATTGCTGTTTCAGATGCCGGGACATCAGAGGTGGGTGGAGTTTGGAAATTTCAAGACGAGTGGTGCGGCAATCATGGCTCATTCATTCCTCTATTTTGCTCTCATTTGTGTCTTCTTGCTTGCTGTCAAGGTTCATTTGTACCTTGGTTAATAAAGTACTGCTTAACATGGCGTGTGCTTGCCAATGAGATGAAAAATTATCAAGTTCAGGATGTTGCAGCAGAGTTTCTTGTTTGAGTCAGTTAATTTTAGCTCATGACCATTTGCTTTGAGTCTTGCTCTTTTACATTGATGTAAGATGTAACTGAGTTGCTGAGTAATAATAATACCTTAATTTTTCTTCCATTCTGCTCCATGGAGTTCTTTTGATTCTGGGACAGAGACTACGGAGCGTATTTCTCCGGTTCCAGGaaattttgtatcttttttctTGAGGGGCCAATGCGCCACAGCCACACACGGTATTTCAAGAAAGGAACTGTGATCAAGGATGGCTTGATCAGATTCTTATCAAATccaatctcttttttctttcgcAACAACTCTTTGTACAATCTAATGGTTGTAAACTCAATATTACACGTTGGCAATGCCCGGTTCCAAATTAGGAATGGATATTTAAAGCGTTATAACAAATCAGAACAAGACTATACTATAAAAATGGCTAGATCATACAAGTCTCTTTGCCGTTCTCCTCCAAAACAAGCTATCCCACCGGTTGTTTCAAACATGtttataacatttaaatcatACGAAGTCGAACGGGAAAGTGAATGGACTAATCAATCAGGACTCAAGAGCTGAACCAGCACTCTATTGAAGGAACAACCTTTTCAATGGAGACtgaataatttgtcattttacatTTTCCAGTTCtagtgttttaatttaattattattctcttatgattttttttattctagaGTTTTCTAAGACTATATAAATGATTGcttatcccaaaaaaaaaaaaaacaaagcttttaattgttaattaataatttataattgagattaattttcttgttaaagTAGTTgaattttgatacaatttaaTGGTAGGTTTATCATATCAAAGTTCTTTTATGATTGTTCAGTCATCTATCCTTACTGTTATCTGCCCAAAAAGCACCAATTGAACATAACATGCTAACTAGATCCTCCAACAGGCAGATTTCTTGTTGAATACTGCTTCTTGATCCCCTTCATTTATTCTTTGCTTCCTTCTCTCAAATGccaatttacatataattattcTCTTCCATCAATCTTTAGGAGAAAGAGTCCAAGAGTTGTAGTGAGTTGAACTTttgtattcagagagagatggcAGGTTAAGGGCCTGTGGTGATTTCACTGTGTTGTGTCCCAATTCAACaacaataatattcaattatgaGTTGATCATCAAGTTGAAGTTTGATCTCGGATAGACAATAATTCAACTCTGGATTTAATCTAAAtcagtttaaaataaaatgtttggatcaatttgaggaatattgattaaaataacctattttttttctcttgtatacatatataatcactttttttttttctattatacataataacctaaaacataaaatatttaaaatacccTTAGGCTTTGTATTCATCCAACTAAGACTCACTCAATTAAGTATAAACTTACCCagttaaaacaaaaaactcacCCACTCCTCCAATCAACATTGAAATATAAggtgaaataagatgaaaatgtaaaattttcggATAACTTTAACAATAGAAATGTTGCCCAGATGGTTGGCCGGTTGGCCAAGTACCCaactaatcaatttatttttaaaaaattgattgaccaacaaatttatttttaaaaattagttggcCAGATGCTTGACTGGGTGATCAACCCATTTGGCTAACCCATCCAACCAACCTCACCTTCTTCTTTTAAAGGcaaaatcaacttaaaaaataaatatatttgtataatagaaaaaaatggttatacatgtataaaatgcaaaaaaagcggctattttaatcaatatcccTCAATTTGAACTTACCCATTCGATCCAAGCTCAACtctgaattcaaataattcgaatcgaatccatctcaaatgattatattatatgcataaaaaaaaataaagaataacatCCACACGTAAAAGAACAGTACCAAACAGCCAAAATTTTACAGATAAGGAGCACATACAAatgttttccttttaaataagtgaaaaataaaaatatatggaaCTTACTAAATGGAAGTTGAATACAAGGAAGAAATGGGAACAAGCCTCCCATTACTTCAGGCGAGTGGGATATCattttacattaataataaaatcctCCAAAAATTTACTGTTAAGTACTAAAAGTCTATAACAAAGAAGACATATCCACATGTTTCAGTAACGGATGGAAAAACACTATTCCATAATTCCTGTGTCATCAATACTTCCAGAAACTTACTTGGAATTCTTTCTCTGTACGTTAAAGCAGGCACCACTCAGGGAGGCATGAGTGCAGCTTAATTTGCGGCACATATTTCAACCATCCTTCTGAATCACTTTCTAACTTCAAAAAAGCTTCCATGCTGCACCACGGAAAAATTGTTGAGACAAACAGTAAGACtagaaattttagttatttgCATGACAGAGGTCGGACGTTCAAAGGGAATAAAGTCACATTTTTCATGCACACAAGGGGGATAAAATTCATACTTGTAGCAACTGTACAGACAACTCCAGAATCCAAAAGAGTGGTGGGAGATTCACAACACAATCCTACAATTCAAAATTTACACACACTTGCATGTGGGAAATACTATTCAGCAAGCCTAGAAGTCCTGGATTGGTTGCAATCAAAACATCAATACCAAATCCCCATTGTGTCACActttggttaaatgtaattctTCCAACGCTGGCATGCATTTGGCTAACCACAGAGTTAAACCAACGTGCACAAGTGCGAGCATCCATATTTCAGCAGGCCAAGTTCAGCCTTGGCAAGGCCCTCAACAATAGCAAGGATAGCATGGATTGTAACAGTATAGGTAATGTCCTAGGCACCAACAGCATTATATCATTCTCTGGCTGGCTGGTTGAAATAGGCTATGACTTCTATGCGTAGAACTTGACCGCTCCTAATTTATGTGTAAGCACCATTATGGCTGAGGTTATAAACAAATTGGACTTCGAACTGAAATTAGAGCTTGAGCAAAGAAATCAAACTCACCTAATCCATTCAAGCTCAGGCTTGATGAACCATATCATTTGAATAAGTCAATCACATAATTGGCTTATTCCACTATTTGTCTCCACAATTTAGAATGTGAAGTGAActcaacaaacaaacaaattggCATATCTTAAAGAACTTAGGTAACCTGCAGACTATAACAACGTTGAGAAgccaaaaggaaaaaggaatTACATTAAAAAGGCATTTTTGCAGATCGACAGGTGGCCAATTACCTAAAAGAATCCACATAATGCCAAATTACACCACAAAAATCTACATATTTCCAAGATACATAAAGGCTGCTTCCTAACTATATCTAAACTTCTGAAGGGACTTCTTATAACTCTGCATAGTAGCAAATCAATAACCCTTAAAAATGTCAAAGGGCATCAGGATTAATGGAGGCTAGGGCCAAACAAAATGGAAAGTTTATAAAGTAGGAATAAGCAATAGAAATTATCATTATGACAGATTTCTTACAAATCCCCAAATCCTGAAAAAACATGTTGTGTAAACAGAGAGGATAATAGATTCTGTCACAGAGAAAGATAAAACATACTTACAAGGAACAGTTCGTTTGAATCTTGATTTCATCAGGTAGCAATTCAAACttcctattttcctttttacatCGTCCACAAATGAGCTCagccccttttttttttcaattgttccATGCAGTTTCATCAATAACCAAGATGATCCTTTTGACCTTGTAATCTCTAAAATCATAAGACTATTACGTTGTAAATGGAACAATTTTTGACACTGAAGATATATGGAATATAAGTTCTGTATCAAGTTTATAACTTCTAAGGCAGAGTTATAACTCTGCTTAAACACAATTGGCAGCGCATAACCGAAGAAGGGAAATTTAAAGTCTTTTTATTTCCTTGGTATAATTgctaaaattaaagtttttttcttaataaaaaattatttcatatgaCTCTTAAATGTCTAACATCCTGATAATCTTAGATTCAATCAGCACATGCCCAAGGCATGTATTGACTTattgtatcaataatatgtgGCTCAAACCATTAACATCCATTGAGTTCATTAATATATCTAACTGAATCAGAGcgaaataaatttcaaatgtcGAAAACTTTGCCAAATAGCAAGTTTAAgtcataatttgaaaaaaaaaaaaaactttgttcTCCCGTAgatatcaacaaaactcaatttgaaacAGAAAGTTCCCAAGACAATACAAAacatcaacaattgaaaaagaaaagaaattaaaattaaaaaaacccatACCAGGTATATCCTTTCTGGGAGAAGAAGGTGGTGGCATAGCGTAACTAATTATGGATTTACCCAAAACTAATATAGTAGAAACAATCCCAGCAATGTAAAGCACCATAACCAATCCAAAAACCCAAGGCATCAACATAAAACCTATAAAGAACGTCACCGATCCACACAGCATCAAAGCCAACGAAATCCCTAGCATCAACGACGCAAATCCCGCTGGTGTAATCTGCGTCAA contains:
- the LOC123215121 gene encoding uncharacterized protein LOC123215121 → MSDWGPVFVAVILFVLLTPGLLFQMPGHQRWVEFGNFKTSGAAIMAHSFLYFALICVFLLAVKVHLYLG
- the LOC123214596 gene encoding uncharacterized protein LOC123214596 isoform X2; the encoded protein is MMRRQQQLQQDQQSRVFYELSALVLNILRSPPSPIPYSDQSSTVIVSSTRSSSLTQITPAGFASLMLGISLALMLCGSVTFFIGFMLMPWVFGLVMVLYIAGIVSTILVLGKSIISYAMPPPSSPRKDIPEITRSKGSSWLLMKLHGTIEKKKGLSSFVDDVKRKIGSLNCYLMKSRFKRTVPSWKLF
- the LOC123214596 gene encoding uncharacterized protein LOC123214596 isoform X1; the protein is MMRRQQQLQQDQQSRVFYELSALVLNILRSPPSPIPYSDQSSTVIVSSTRSSSLTQITPAGFASLMLGISLALMLCGSVTFFIGFMLMPWVFGLVMVLYIAGIVSTILVLGKSIISYAMPPPSSPRKDIPEITRSKGSSWLLMKLHGTIEKKKGLSSFVDDVKRKIGSLNCYLMKSRFKRTVPCKYVLSFSVTESIILSVYTTCFFRIWGFVRNLS